The Glycine soja cultivar W05 chromosome 19, ASM419377v2, whole genome shotgun sequence genomic sequence atgaaatattttatattacgttagttttagttattattagacaaaatatgttatgtttaaattataatagttttacgtatttaaaattattgattttgtatattaaattatattactcataattatttaaagtcattaattttgtatatggtAAATTATTCAtagattaagaataattttatgtagtataaattattaattttaaattaggttagaatttaattttttatattacgttagttttagattttaatttttagttttttatattacgtTAGTTTATAGtcgaaaatttaattattaattttgtatatatattattttaatttttagtcgaaaatataaatattattttatatattgaaatttatatttgtatgtaatttaatttatttatagaatatatatgaattaggttatttgtataatatatttttttattgaaattaaaaatatataatttattatttatgtaaaattgtctttggatgtgatttaatttattttgtataatacatttaaatttcCGTGATTGtataatacatttaaatttcccttattttaattaatttttttgtaaatatacttaatttgtgtatgtataattaatgtataaattttatcgttaatgaattgttttatattttattttgtaggatCAATGACATCTTCGTCGTCATGCTCATCGAGCATACAAACTAGGTCTGGTCCAGTTGATGGTGACGTCTTGTGGATGCAACCcaagcatgtttcagaacatgtttggaatggggaaccAGATAGAAAATTACACATCAGACGAGCAGTCCCGACATATCAAGATGAAGAACAAATACCAGAGGAAATTGTTCCTCTACTTCGACAATGTGGGTTTTATTGGATCATGAAGACGGGATACCTAAAGATAAATGCGGCCTTAATTAGTGTGTtcattgaaagatggaggcccgaaACCCACACGTTTCACCTGAGATGCGGAGAGGCTACCATTACTCTCCAAGATGTGTCAATTTTATTAGGTCTGCGTACTGACGGAGCACCATTAATTGGTTCgacaaatcttgattgggccgatttgtgtgaagaattattaggagtcagaccacaggaaGGCGAAATTGAAAGCAATATggtcaaattaagttggctggctcaccatttttctcACATAAATATTGATGAGGGTAACGTtgaacaattacaaaggtttacccgtgcGTGGATTCTTCGATTCATAGGAGGTGTCCTCTTTGTTAACAAAAGTAGTAGCAGAGTTTCCTTAAGGTACCtacaatttttacgtgactttgaacAATGCAGCACGTATGCGTGGGGACTTGCCGTGCTTGcgtatttatatagagagatgtgcagcgccaccaattacaaagttaaatcaatcggaggtatgtgcatcttaatccaaatgtgggcatgaGAACGATGCACGACTTTAGCTCCAAAGAGGACACCTCCCGtcatagaaaataaaccacttGGACACAGGTTTGtcgttaaaaaaattacatttgaattgaaaatatttaatgatggaaCATGTTGAGaatgatgatttcatttttattgtaggtggctgcgacgtggaaatcaACATATCGGCAATGATGATCTTAGAGTTTTCCGTCACAAATTGGATCTGATGAAACAACATGAGGTAAGAAGATCGTAATGTTatggttaaattatattttaatatgttatgtttgactgaaaattgacaagtgtgttgttatatgcagtttgtctGGGAGCCATACACACCAACTGTGATGGCAGCGTTGCCTCCAATTTGTGTGGTTGGAAGTGTAGCCTAGTTCGCGGTGGTGCCACtgatttgtttccatgttgttgaGTGGCACCATCCCGATAGGGTTTTACGACAATATGGATTGCAACAACCTATTTCCGGGTGTCCTTCGCAATCGCAGAATCTCCATGGCATAACgctcaaaggcaaacaagatAAGAATTGGTTCCACCTGTTGGCCCCAATCATTAGTCAGTGGAACAATGCAGCTCAGTTTAGGGTCGACGTTTATCCTCGACAGGAGGGCCTACTGGGTTTTAACTCGGACTACATGGTGTGGTATAGGCGtaaaacaaagatgtttgtcgacccaaacaatgcaaacacAGCTGCATTGGTATTTATCTGTTTTTCAATGTTTAActtctaattattttcttaagtgTGAGCATTAATTTGTTGACGCTAATAATTGCAGGGTGAAGTTGTGGAGACTTTAcagtatatggtgtcaccacaagggaggaacacatggacagttgatgatctcgtgccttacgTGGATAAGTTGGCGATTATATcagaagagcaagagagagtcACTGAGCCAGTGTCACATGGTTCAGCATCAGAGCGTGAATTCCCAGCACAAGAGTTTCACAttcttcagtcaagtgttgaaactcgggGCTTAGGCAGACGAAGGGAGCCTATTGAAGTGGAGCAATATTCTCAACAAATGATGGAGCGTggtcatggaatgtattacacgccagcAACATTTTCCGAATATCCttcacagatgtatcagtatccttttgAAGGTCATCACACTGATACTTCTGCGAGCGAACATTCATtcggtggtgttgcggaaacacaagctcatttttcatggcccactATGACTCCTTCGCAGCAGCACGATGCCCCCATGGCAACACCTAACGCCCCATTTGCTCCGCAATGGAATGTACCCggagcaatacctgatatgggcgacttattaggtgttgatttgcgtcaggAGTTTTCTGTTGAGGCTGAGCAAGCAGAAGCGGGGAGACAACGcggcagaagaaatcctgatcgtcaagcgcgaagatgggatcgaccatttggcacatcctcacgacatcgcggacaccataatgactgATTTTTATGTCTCTGTGTAAATTTCTTGTTGTATGTAAGACATTTTATTTTGACAATTAATCTATCGCATGTCATTTATTATGTGGCGCATAAAAGTATCATTTATTATCGCATGTCAATTAATCTATCGCATGTCATTTATTATGCCTTACACCTgtcaataacataacaaaatttaaatgacaattaacaaaaaatgaacataatatgaacataaaatacgtacctactacacaagtggcaattaaatctgaatcaagtttctcgtgatcttgtgtcatggtcatattcagacatgtgtgtggtccaccccattgtgtgactttccacgtatctgtttttttagataaaattgccctcatatagaaagggcaaggacactctgcatttttattcaagcaacaaaccacatacttgttcgattttctttcaacaactttgaaactttgatgcaccttcataacatattgtttgactgcatttttgaccgcatctttactatcaaattccatgccaacatataattcttggccaacattaaagGTCGACGACATCTCCAAAccgcaaatgtcctcctcatcaggataactccagttgatattgttataatgtaaagcatcattccaaaatggattttcaattcGTTGTGCACCTAACAattccaaataaaaaatcaaatcatacttatttagcattaaatagaattgtcatcaaataataaatgtattgtctaatttttttatacaacaaattataccttttgctgggtgaacaattcttactggttgaGGAATGTCGGTGACTTCATCGTTTGTTTCAGATATACCgtcaacactgtcatcttcgtctacagactcttcaacgtatgagttagacacaagataatcatcatcgtCTTCATCAATAtgtaaattgctcatatttgttgCCGGTTGTGTctcatcattagataaataatttccacatgatgtaagtgaatttgcagaatgaaacattgaaccaccagcgacatccttttctatgtacaattctagaactgacatttggtcttgttgtttaaaactttccaaCATCGTTTCAatatcttcgtcatcacaaatttgcaaggcaatatattttcctgacactaaaaatctacagctgatagcagaaataatttcattattttgtaactttaccttatctccaatttttttcttcaaagcattgaaactaattccacgtttaatctgaatcgcttttttactTCCTTCAAATATTAtaccatcattatcttcatatacccttccattgaaatacaacattgttataaccgaattcatcctgtacctacaaaaaaaatattttaacacgtcaaataaattacaaaatgggTATCACAAAAACTCATTACtggaacttcaaaataaaactttatttaataaaaaaaatagtttcagatcaatttcaaatcaatttcacattcacacactttaaaaaaattaacgatttcaatgtagtaattttaaactaatcaacatgcaattaaaattattaactttaaataaatttcacatcaacacacttaaataacacaaacaattttataaaactttaaatcCAAACTAATAAAGTGTAATCCCAAAAGATCTCTTTATTGGAACTTTACAttcaatttctcttttaaaaaattttaattaacttcaaattaatttcatgagacacacttaaaaaaaatgaacaatttcaagatagtcatttttaacacaaaattaaataattcatgaacgaagttagtattataaaaaattactcttaacattaatagctttaaaatggaaaaaggtaattacaaaattactacaaatataataaaatatttaacactTTCAAGTTGAAcgcttataaatttttaacacaccaaaaaccaacctaatctaattaaaaaaatactacaacttcatcttaaaaaaaattcatactcaaaatacttactttaaataaatataatctcatttttttttattcaaagttcaaacattcatcaatttttaacacactaaTAAATTatcaacaccaacctaatctaattaaaaaattattacaaatttcatattcaaaatatttttattttcactcaaaatattatcttcaaattaatattgttacacaatttttcttttatttttgacatTTAAACACACATTTAAACAAGCCtatcaaatataaaagttaatttaattttaaaataaataaatactttatatgaaaaataagttacaacctaacaaaataacttttaaaaaatatttcataccacacaatttttttcacaGCTAAAGCCacgaaaacaaaacaaagacaaGCTCAAAGGCATGGGCAATTGCaaaagaatgaagctctgaagCAGTTGCAAGAAAAGGGAAATGAAGTAGATGAAGCAGGTGCAACAAAAGGGGGAAATTATAGGGTATTTAAAGACCCTAAATCGCCAAAGGATCTGGCGTTTTCAGGTGACCTCGCCAACACTAATGGCGCTTTCACTTTCTGCAAAAAGCTGCTGCTACAGGCTAGGGGTAAAGCGCTGGTTTGACCAGCGACTCCACCCTGCATGGCCAAAGCGCCATTGCAGGTGGCGATACCAGTGCTGTCGCCATTGGCAGAGGCGACACAGCCACGTGTCGCGTGCCTGAGTGAGGCGCTTTGCATGAAATTTCCAAGCAGACTTACGTAAAAAACAGCACCCCTATGGAAATTGTTTAGAAACAGCTCTACTCTGGGAAATAGTTTCTAAAAGAAACCTAAAGTGAGAAATTTGCCACATCTCTTTGTCGTTCAACTTGTTGTGGTCATGCCTAACATGTGTAAGATCTTCTACAACTTTTGCTTTGGTCTTGATTATGTCTCCCATAACTGTGAGATCAACAacattaaaagatttttctttttctttatctttttgttgtttttgccTCCATTGGATGCTCCATGGTAGGTGATGTTGGCTCATAACTTGAAGGTGTGTCCATAttagaaaaagatgaataatctCTAGAAGCATAAACCTTTATTTTTTACTGGATCTTCAAATTGTGTCAACCATTTCGGTTCCTTCCTCACGATAAGTCATATAGTTTATAATTTGAAACTTGTCTTTATATCTTGCAAATAAATTGCATGTGCATCTCGCATGATGTCAATCTTGGAGCTACCACTCTTATTTCTTTGACATACTTGTTTGTAGcacattgaaatatttttatagattCGATGGACCTTTTGCCATCAATGTTTTAGTCATGATGTATATTTTGGCTACCAATGTTGCTCATGacaattattgtaattttcCGTAATTCTTGACCAAGaagtttccttttttgtttaccCCCACAATTGTGTTCTTTAGAACATTTAGCCATGAGTCGACAAGACATTCATCTTTCTTTAAGGAGAAGCATGATCTTTGTTGTGTTTCAGATGTTTCCTCTTTTTCTCCTCCTCTTTCATTGACCtcaatatttttcaattcaacTTGGGTGAAAAATGGTGGAGTTTGGGATTTTGACACGAAGTTAGATGGTGTGCCATATTCTCTTTCATTATGTTACCCATTACTAGTACCTATTGAAGACTCTTGATCCATGTAATGGTTAATTGTTGGTGATTGGtacataaaaaattgatatggaTGAAATGGGAGTGTAAGATATTGAAAATCTACCATATTTGAATTTGGATTATTTTGTGGTTTTGGTAAATTTGAGAAATTTTACAAATTGGAATTTGTGGGAACTTGAGAATTTAGCATGAAATTAAACCACAAATTCATGTTGCAAGAATTTTGGTTTGGATTCATTgaatgaaaacaaattaaagtagAAGTTGTGAATTTTTTGAGAATGAAATGAGACAAATTTCAGAGGTTTtggttgtgtaaaaaaaattatattgtactctatttatatttttctaaaattctaaCGACTAAAAATTTCTCCAACTACTAGAATTTTATGCTTTTATCACATGTACAcattataataacaattttttgttttttctttaattttttattggtaaacATCATTGCTTTATGTAGCAACAATTGCCTCCAAAGCAATATTTTGTACGTTGTTGCAGTGAGAGTTGATATGCAAGCAGGATGCTTCCTTTGAGAAGTTGCTTCCTCGTTTTACTCATGCGGATGCTTTAAAGAAGTATCATTTGTTTGGTGAAGCACGGGTACTTTAgcttattaaattaaagaaaaaaagttattatcatattttgatttattgagttaattttttttatcaaatttctcaACTTAATTGTATTGTATACGTTggaacttaaattttaattacgcaacttttattattttaatcaatgtCTTCTATATGGTGCTATTTGCGTGAGGTtagttattttcataattttaaataaaatataatttaattattttttttatcttttattgtgaaaaaaaaaatattttacataataaaagtctacaaatttcttaatttttaaggtttaaataatttataaataatataattatgaattaataaaatgtaatgATGTAAGTTTTTTTAGACCCATTGGAAGCACTCAAAGAGAGTTGCTCTATTATAGAGATTCAATAATTAGAGGTACTTATGTTAGAAAGAGTAAAAATAAGTGATGTGTACAAGCAGGTCCCATTGGACACAACTAAAGAAGGTTGCTCCCTTATGGATGTTCTTAGCAATCACACAAAGCACCAAACATTTGTTTATGAAATCAATCAGTGTCCCCTTCCCAAACATGCCATACTTACTTCTTTTTCCCCTAGACTAGTAAAAGAAATATATCATGTCGAAGATGAATAACAACATAAAACTCACGAATAagacatttgataaaataaaatactgtaGTATCTAAAACCAAACTTCACAATGCAAAACACATGAATAATCGAACATAATATAACACATTTTAATAAAGCAAATTAGGAAAGCAAAGAACTTATCCATACCAAATGTTGTTGAGCTCTGAAACAAAGtaaatgaaaattcaaaaccAAACTTCATAGTGCATAACACACGAATAACCAACCATATGGATTTTGTATTTgccaattaaaatttggaaacaAATAACTTACCTACACCTAGCGATTCTaagttctgaaaaaaaaaatgaaatccttttaaaatatattatgcaAAGGAGAACATGAAAATACCAAAGGAAAGATAAATGAAACTTACCCACACAACCACACAACAGTGTTGTGAGTTGAGTAAAATagaacatgaaaataacaaagaagaaatgaaagttAGAACctttatatgaaaataacatGAAGCCAACGTGCTTCTAAGAGCTAAAAAAGACAAATGGAAAAAACATACCCACAAAAGATGGTTCCaattattgaaataaagaaCATGCAAATGCTTTAGATATATAATATGGAAAGGAGGGCAACGAAACTTGCCCACAACAAAGTCTACCGTGTTGTGGAAAAGAGAAgatgaaaatggaaaaaatgaGAAGATGAGAATGGAGAAAGAATCCAAATGAAAGTTACCACACCAGAGTCTTCTCATATGTGCATCAAGGAAAAATGGGAGAAAAATGTAAAGACACCAAGAGAAAGTAGAAACAaggattgaaattgaaaatttgaaaatgaagttGTGTTTTATTTTACATGGTCGATATGGTATAGCAGAGGGCTTCATTGCAGAGAAGCAGGGTGGTAGAACCATATGTGTGGCTTTTAgtagaatataataatatactatTAATATAATGATGTTAGAAGTGAAGGGACTTTTTTTCAAGGAGAAAAGCCAAGACATTGAAAATAAGATTGACACATGTATCATCTTGGACTTTACTTTATTAAGAGTAATGAATTTGAATTACTCTAGTGCAACTATAACCATTTTAGTATATGAGAACaacaatttaaaagcaagaaagtAGAGACATGaagatatcaataaatttatgtttcaaattaaagtaaataaaaaccACTAGTTTTGAAAAAGGAGGATCATTAGCAATACACATATTAGGAGAAAGAAACTTATGTAGATAACATACATAATTTTACTCATCTAGAACTGACAAATTCATTAAGGATGCTAAAAGGCAGTGGATTGACCATAAAATCTTATTCAATAAGTGTAACACTTTATAGGCTAGTTCTCATGTTGGATAATAAGGGCCAAATAAGGATTAGGACAACCAACCACTCATCTTACATTGACttgcataattttatttt encodes the following:
- the LOC114398734 gene encoding uncharacterized protein LOC114398734, giving the protein MERGHGMYYTPATFSEYPSQMYQYPFEGHHTDTSASEHSFGGVAETQAHFSWPTMTPSQQHDAPMATPNAPFAPQWNVPGAIPDMGDLLGVDLRQEFSVEAEQAEAGRQRGRRNPDPKATKTKQRQAQRHGQLQKNEALKQLQEKGNEVDEAGATKGGNYRVFKDPKSPKDLAFSGDLANTNGAFTFCKKLLLQARGKALV